Proteins from a genomic interval of Staphylococcus debuckii:
- the pstC gene encoding phosphate ABC transporter permease subunit PstC → MKSQGSIREMIANNQKKKKGLSDKIVPIILAIIAIISILTTIGILVTLLTETITFFTRVPLTEFLFTKDWNPFSSTPKYGIWALILGTLKVTFIATIFAVPVGLGAAIYLSEYASKRMRSIIKPILEILAGIPTIVFGFFALTFVTPMLRHVFPDLGSFNSISPGLVVGVMIIPLITSLSEDAMASVPNKIREGALGLGATKFEVSLKVVLPAAVSGIVASIVLAISRAIGETMIVSLAAGSTPDPSFSFTGSIQTMTGYIVQVATGDATFGSDIYYSIYAVGFTLFLFTLVMNLISQWISKRFREEY, encoded by the coding sequence ATGAAATCTCAAGGATCTATCAGAGAGATGATCGCAAATAACCAAAAGAAAAAGAAAGGGTTAAGCGATAAAATTGTACCGATTATTCTAGCAATTATCGCAATCATTTCTATCTTAACAACAATTGGTATTTTGGTCACACTCTTAACTGAAACAATTACATTTTTCACTCGCGTTCCACTCACTGAATTCTTATTCACTAAAGATTGGAATCCATTCTCATCAACACCGAAATATGGAATTTGGGCATTAATTTTAGGAACATTAAAAGTTACCTTTATTGCAACAATTTTTGCGGTGCCTGTTGGCTTAGGAGCAGCTATTTACTTAAGCGAATATGCTTCAAAGCGTATGCGCAGTATTATTAAACCAATCTTAGAAATCTTAGCTGGTATTCCGACAATTGTCTTTGGTTTCTTCGCATTGACTTTCGTAACACCGATGTTGCGCCATGTTTTCCCAGACTTAGGAAGCTTTAACTCTATCAGTCCTGGTTTGGTAGTTGGGGTTATGATTATCCCATTAATCACTAGTTTAAGTGAAGATGCAATGGCTTCTGTGCCTAATAAAATCCGTGAAGGCGCACTAGGTTTAGGAGCAACAAAATTCGAAGTATCCTTAAAAGTTGTATTACCAGCAGCAGTTTCTGGTATTGTCGCATCCATTGTCTTAGCGATTTCAAGAGCAATCGGTGAAACAATGATTGTATCATTAGCCGCAGGTAGTACTCCGGATCCATCATTCAGTTTTACAGGTTCTATTCAAACGATGACAGGTTATATCGTACAAGTAGCAACTGGTGATGCGACATTCGGATCTGATATTTATTACAGTATTTATGCAGTAGGATTCACACTCTTCCTCTTTACACTTGTAATG
- a CDS encoding PstS family phosphate ABC transporter substrate-binding protein, which produces MKKWQVLGTTVIGASLLLGACGNGGNGGGDSKESDAKGEVKGDGSSTVGPIVEVLNEKFNKKYPNITVSSATSGTGGGFEKFISGETDFSNASRPIKPEEKKKLDDKNVKFSDFKIAQDGVTIAVNKDNDFVKELTIDDLKKIYSGQAKTWKDVNPKYPAKEIKAFSPDQSHGTYDFFEEEVMNKEDIKAEKNADTNVIVQSVKNNKEGIGYFGYNFYEQNKDKLKEVKIKGKDGKAIEPTKKTIQDSSYALSRPLYIYTNDKKLKDNKAFGTFMKFVLEDKGKSAEKAGYVALPKKDYDDQLKKLKDLTK; this is translated from the coding sequence ATGAAAAAGTGGCAAGTATTAGGAACTACAGTAATTGGTGCTTCATTATTATTAGGTGCATGTGGCAACGGCGGTAACGGCGGCGGAGACAGCAAGGAAAGTGACGCTAAAGGAGAAGTGAAAGGTGACGGTTCTTCAACTGTAGGACCAATTGTCGAAGTTTTAAATGAGAAATTTAATAAAAAATATCCAAACATTACTGTATCATCTGCAACATCAGGTACTGGCGGCGGATTTGAAAAATTCATTTCTGGTGAAACAGACTTCTCAAACGCATCACGTCCAATCAAACCTGAAGAGAAAAAGAAATTGGATGATAAAAATGTTAAATTCAGCGACTTCAAGATCGCTCAAGACGGTGTAACAATCGCAGTTAACAAAGACAACGATTTCGTTAAAGAATTAACAATCGATGATTTGAAAAAAATCTACTCTGGACAAGCTAAAACTTGGAAAGATGTAAACCCTAAATACCCAGCTAAAGAAATTAAAGCATTCTCACCTGACCAATCTCATGGTACTTACGATTTCTTTGAAGAAGAAGTAATGAACAAAGAAGATATCAAAGCTGAGAAAAACGCAGATACTAACGTAATCGTACAATCAGTGAAAAACAATAAAGAAGGTATCGGTTACTTCGGTTACAACTTCTACGAACAAAATAAAGATAAATTGAAAGAAGTTAAAATCAAAGGTAAAGACGGTAAAGCAATTGAGCCAACTAAGAAAACAATCCAAGATTCTTCATACGCTCTAAGTCGTCCATTATACATCTACACTAACGATAAGAAATTGAAAGACAATAAAGCATTTGGCACATTCATGAAGTTCGTACTTGAAGATAAAGGTAAATCAGCTGAAAAAGCTGGATACGTTGCACTTCCTAAAAAAGACTATGATGACCAACTTAAAAAGTTAAAAGACTTAACTAAATAA
- a CDS encoding S1 RNA-binding domain-containing protein — translation MALRENDIIGSIEFLKVLGLNGSTYELEGPNGEKVKLNQSEVNEDDNLEVGEEYSFFIYPNRSGELFATQNMPDITTSKYDYVKVLKTDRDGAKVDAGLPREVLIPWEDLPKIKSLWPQNGDYVLATLRIDSEKQMFARLATETIVSQMYTPVNNDEMQNKMIEARPYRVLKVGSFLLSKDGYKIFVHESERKSEPRLGELVEIRVIGHNEKGELNGSFLPFAHERLDEDGQVVFDLLVEYDGELPFWDKSSPEAIKEVFNMSKGAFKRAIGHLYKRKIIDIETGKIRLTKKGEALAASENE, via the coding sequence ATGGCTTTAAGAGAAAATGATATTATTGGATCAATTGAATTCTTGAAAGTATTAGGATTAAATGGTTCAACTTATGAATTAGAAGGTCCTAACGGTGAAAAAGTAAAACTAAACCAATCAGAAGTCAATGAAGATGATAATTTAGAAGTGGGAGAGGAATATAGTTTCTTCATTTATCCTAACCGTTCAGGCGAATTGTTTGCGACTCAAAACATGCCTGATATTACAACAAGCAAGTATGATTACGTGAAAGTATTGAAAACTGATAGAGACGGCGCAAAAGTTGATGCCGGATTGCCAAGAGAAGTATTGATTCCTTGGGAAGATCTTCCGAAGATAAAATCACTCTGGCCGCAAAATGGTGATTATGTCTTAGCTACTTTACGTATCGATAGTGAGAAGCAAATGTTTGCGCGTTTAGCTACTGAAACCATCGTCAGCCAAATGTATACTCCAGTAAACAATGATGAAATGCAAAATAAGATGATAGAAGCAAGACCTTACCGTGTATTGAAAGTAGGAAGTTTCTTATTATCTAAAGACGGCTATAAAATTTTTGTACACGAAAGTGAACGAAAATCTGAACCTAGATTAGGGGAACTTGTTGAAATTCGCGTAATTGGTCATAATGAAAAAGGGGAATTGAATGGTTCTTTCTTACCATTTGCACATGAACGTTTAGACGAAGATGGACAAGTCGTGTTTGATTTACTTGTAGAATATGACGGTGAACTTCCATTTTGGGATAAATCCAGTCCGGAAGCCATTAAAGAAGTCTTCAATATGAGTAAAGGTGCATTCAAGCGTGCTATCGGACATCTCTACAAAAGAAAAATCATTGACATTGAAACTGGAAAAATACGTTTAACTAAAAAAGGAGAAGCACTTGCTGCTTCTGAAAATGAATAA
- a CDS encoding ABC-F family ATP-binding cassette domain-containing protein, with the protein MLQVTDVSLRFGDRKLFEDVNIKFTEGNCYGLIGANGAGKSTFLKILSGELDSQTGHVSMGKNERLAILKQDHFAYEDERVLDVVIKGHERLFEVMKEKDEIYMKPDFSDEDGIRAAELEGEFAEMNGWNAEADAATLLSGLGIPAELQDKKMSELENNQKVKVLLAQSLFGDPDVLLLDEPTNGLDIPAINWLEDFLINFENTVIVVSHDRHFLNNVCTHIADLDFGKIQVYVGNYDFWYQSSQLAQKMAQEQNKKKEEKIKELQDFVARFSANASKSKQATSRKKQLEKIELDDIQPSSRRYPFVKFTPEREIGNDLLFVENLSKTIDGEKVLDNISFTMDPNDKAVLVGDSEIAKTTLLKILAGEMEPDEGSVKWGVTTSQTYFPKDNSEYFDGVDMTLVDWLRQYAPEDEQTETFLRGFLGRMLFSGEEVKKKASVLSGGEKVRCMLSKMMLSSANVLLMDEPTNHLDLESITAVNDGLKSFKGSIIFTSHDFEFINTIANRVIDLNPEGAVSKEISYEEYLKETGVLS; encoded by the coding sequence ATGTTACAAGTTACTGATGTGAGCTTGCGATTTGGCGATCGCAAATTATTTGAAGACGTAAATATCAAATTTACAGAAGGTAATTGCTATGGATTAATAGGTGCTAATGGCGCCGGCAAATCAACATTTTTAAAAATATTATCAGGCGAGTTAGATTCACAAACTGGTCATGTTTCTATGGGGAAAAATGAACGCTTAGCAATATTAAAACAAGATCATTTTGCTTATGAAGATGAGCGAGTGTTAGATGTAGTAATAAAAGGTCATGAACGTTTATTTGAAGTCATGAAAGAGAAAGACGAAATTTATATGAAGCCGGACTTCAGCGATGAAGATGGAATTCGTGCAGCAGAACTTGAAGGTGAGTTTGCTGAAATGAACGGTTGGAATGCTGAAGCGGATGCAGCTACCCTACTTTCTGGTTTAGGTATTCCTGCAGAATTACAAGATAAAAAAATGTCTGAACTTGAAAATAATCAAAAGGTGAAAGTGTTATTAGCACAAAGTTTATTCGGCGACCCTGACGTGCTATTACTTGATGAGCCTACGAATGGTTTAGATATTCCTGCCATCAATTGGTTAGAAGATTTCTTAATCAATTTTGAAAATACCGTTATTGTAGTTTCTCACGACCGTCACTTCTTAAATAACGTCTGCACGCATATTGCAGATTTAGACTTTGGTAAAATCCAAGTATACGTAGGAAATTATGATTTCTGGTATCAATCAAGTCAATTAGCTCAAAAAATGGCTCAAGAACAAAACAAGAAAAAAGAAGAAAAAATTAAAGAGTTGCAAGATTTCGTGGCACGCTTTTCTGCGAACGCTTCTAAATCCAAACAAGCAACAAGCCGTAAAAAACAATTAGAAAAAATTGAATTAGACGATATTCAACCTTCTTCACGCAGATATCCATTTGTTAAATTTACACCAGAACGTGAAATCGGTAATGATTTATTATTCGTAGAAAATCTTTCTAAAACAATCGATGGCGAAAAAGTATTAGATAATATTTCATTTACAATGGATCCAAATGATAAAGCGGTATTAGTCGGTGACAGTGAAATTGCTAAGACTACTTTATTAAAAATCTTAGCAGGTGAAATGGAACCAGATGAAGGCAGTGTCAAATGGGGCGTTACAACTTCACAAACCTACTTCCCTAAAGACAACTCAGAATACTTTGATGGTGTAGATATGACCTTGGTAGATTGGTTACGTCAATACGCACCTGAAGATGAACAAACTGAAACGTTCTTACGTGGTTTCTTAGGCCGTATGTTATTCAGCGGCGAAGAAGTTAAGAAAAAAGCCAGTGTCTTATCCGGGGGCGAAAAAGTACGTTGTATGTTAAGTAAGATGATGTTATCGAGTGCTAATGTTTTATTAATGGATGAACCAACAAACCATTTAGATTTAGAAAGCATTACAGCTGTGAACGATGGTTTGAAATCATTTAAAGGTTCAATTATCTTCACTTCACATGACTTTGAATTTATTAATACGATTGCTAACCGTGTAATTGATTTAAATCCTGAAGGTGCTGTTTCAAAAGAAATCAGTTATGAAGAATATCTCAAAGAAACAGGCGTGTTAAGTTAA
- a CDS encoding aspartate kinase — MKRSVLKFGGSSVSDFTKIKNIAEMLKDRIENGEQLIVVVSAMGKTTDQLMENVAALTAEPKQQELALLLTTGEQQTVSYLSMILNDIGVNAKAMTGYQAGIKTVGHHLKSRIAEINPETFDKAFETNDVLVVAGFQGINEEFELTTLGRGGSDTTAVALAAANQTPCEIYTDVDGVYATDPRVYKDAKRLSIVSYEEMMEMSALGAGVLETRSVELANNYNIPLYLGRTLSNVKGTWIMSQTEILEKKAVTGVALDTHMMHVTISYPLSDNQLLTALFTELEEGQVNVDMISQIVNLDGLQLSFSIKDTDLTQIKGILEKLSESYKALDYNLNDEYVKISLIGSGMRDMSGVASKAFISLINAGIPFYQTTTSEISISYVIDAKNGERAVEELYQAFDI; from the coding sequence ATGAAGAGAAGTGTTTTAAAGTTCGGTGGTTCGTCGGTCAGTGATTTTACGAAAATTAAAAATATTGCTGAAATGCTGAAGGATAGAATAGAAAATGGCGAACAATTAATTGTAGTTGTCAGTGCAATGGGGAAAACCACTGATCAACTAATGGAAAATGTTGCTGCTTTGACAGCTGAACCTAAACAGCAAGAACTTGCCCTTTTACTTACAACGGGCGAGCAGCAAACGGTCTCCTACCTGTCGATGATATTGAATGATATCGGGGTGAACGCGAAAGCAATGACAGGTTATCAAGCCGGCATTAAAACAGTAGGCCATCATTTGAAAAGCAGAATTGCTGAAATTAATCCAGAAACTTTCGACAAAGCCTTTGAAACCAATGATGTTTTAGTAGTAGCTGGTTTCCAAGGAATCAATGAGGAATTTGAACTGACGACATTAGGTCGCGGCGGTTCAGATACTACTGCAGTTGCACTTGCAGCAGCTAACCAGACACCTTGTGAAATCTATACAGATGTCGATGGCGTATATGCCACCGATCCTAGAGTATATAAAGATGCAAAGCGCTTAAGTATAGTCTCTTATGAAGAGATGATGGAAATGAGTGCACTAGGTGCAGGTGTATTGGAAACGCGCAGTGTCGAGTTAGCAAATAATTATAATATCCCGTTATATTTAGGCAGAACATTATCAAACGTGAAAGGAACATGGATTATGTCACAAACAGAAATTTTAGAGAAGAAAGCAGTAACAGGAGTAGCGTTAGATACACATATGATGCACGTAACTATCAGCTATCCCCTTTCAGATAATCAATTACTGACAGCATTATTTACTGAGTTAGAAGAAGGACAAGTCAATGTAGATATGATTTCTCAAATTGTTAACTTAGATGGCTTGCAGCTTTCTTTTTCAATTAAAGATACTGATCTCACTCAAATTAAAGGGATTTTGGAAAAATTATCAGAAAGTTACAAAGCTTTAGATTATAATTTAAATGATGAATACGTCAAAATTTCTTTAATCGGTTCTGGTATGAGAGATATGTCAGGCGTAGCTTCTAAAGCGTTTATCAGTCTTATTAACGCAGGTATTCCTTTTTATCAGACTACGACTTCAGAAATTAGCATCTCTTACGTGATTGATGCTAAAAATGGTGAACGTGCTGTCGAAGAGTTATATCAAGCGTTTGATATATAA
- a CDS encoding aspartate-semialdehyde dehydrogenase has protein sequence MTKLAIVGATGLVGRKMLETVDRKNIPFDELVLFSSPKSAGTEIEYQGKTYTVQELTDEAASEHFDYVLMSAGGGTSAHFSPIFEEAGAIVIDNSSQWRMHEDIDLVVPEVNEPKFTRGIIANPNCSTIQSVVPLKPLEDQFGLKRVAYTTYQAVSGSGVAGREDLLNGEKGEAPKAYPHPIYNNVLPHIDVFLENGYTKEEQKMIDETRKILNLPDLKVTATCVRVPVQDSHSVEMDVTLDKPATVKEIQDLFANDDRVVLVDNPENNEYPLAINSTGKDEVFVGRIRKDDSLENTFHIWVTSDNLLKGAALNTVQILEQVLSLKGVS, from the coding sequence ATGACAAAATTAGCAATTGTAGGTGCAACAGGTTTAGTAGGAAGAAAAATGCTGGAGACAGTGGATCGTAAAAATATTCCCTTTGATGAACTCGTCTTATTTTCATCACCCAAATCAGCGGGTACTGAAATTGAGTATCAAGGCAAAACTTATACTGTACAAGAATTAACAGATGAAGCAGCCAGCGAACATTTCGATTATGTCTTAATGAGTGCAGGCGGAGGTACAAGTGCACACTTCTCTCCTATTTTTGAAGAAGCAGGAGCAATTGTCATTGATAACTCTAGTCAATGGAGAATGCACGAGGACATTGACTTAGTTGTACCTGAAGTGAATGAACCGAAATTTACTCGCGGTATCATTGCTAATCCGAACTGTTCAACAATACAATCTGTAGTTCCATTAAAACCGTTGGAAGATCAATTCGGATTGAAACGTGTAGCCTATACAACATATCAAGCAGTTTCTGGTTCAGGAGTTGCAGGCCGCGAAGATTTATTAAATGGAGAAAAAGGAGAAGCACCTAAAGCTTATCCGCATCCAATTTATAATAACGTTCTTCCGCATATCGATGTCTTCTTAGAAAATGGTTATACAAAAGAAGAACAAAAAATGATTGATGAAACGCGTAAAATTTTAAATTTACCTGATTTAAAAGTAACAGCAACTTGTGTACGTGTTCCTGTACAAGATAGTCACAGTGTCGAAATGGACGTTACGCTTGATAAACCTGCTACTGTTAAAGAAATTCAAGATTTATTTGCAAATGATGACCGTGTGGTACTGGTAGATAATCCTGAAAATAATGAATATCCATTAGCCATCAATTCTACTGGTAAAGATGAAGTCTTTGTCGGACGTATCCGTAAAGATGATTCCTTAGAAAATACTTTCCATATTTGGGTAACTTCAGACAATCTATTAAAAGGCGCAGCATTGAATACCGTTCAAATTCTAGAACAAGTTTTATCATTGAAAGGAGTTTCTTAA
- the dapA gene encoding 4-hydroxy-tetrahydrodipicolinate synthase — protein sequence MSRLFEGVGVALTTPFTNNEVDYEALKRHVDYLIDNNIQSIIVNGTTAENPTLSDEEKDEVLKAVVNQVDGRITVIAGTGTNATKKSLEASLRAKEIGADAIMLITPYYNKTSQRGLIAHFTTIADAVGLPVILYNVPSRTNMTIDVETMVELAKNPFIVAIKDATNDFDYHNKLKERLDLSEFSLYSGNDDNVVRYFAEGGNGVISVVANAIPGDFQALYEKAKRGESIDKDFEPISRLLNALSVDVNPIPIKALTAVEGFGNYEVRLPLVTLEEADRKQLEEAYAKYKAGEL from the coding sequence ATGAGTCGTTTATTTGAAGGTGTAGGTGTCGCTTTAACTACCCCATTTACGAATAATGAAGTTGATTACGAAGCACTTAAAAGACATGTGGATTATTTAATAGATAACAATATTCAATCGATTATCGTTAACGGCACAACAGCAGAAAACCCTACTTTATCTGATGAAGAAAAAGATGAAGTGTTAAAAGCTGTAGTAAACCAAGTCGATGGTCGTATCACTGTAATTGCAGGTACAGGCACAAACGCGACTAAAAAATCATTAGAAGCATCATTACGTGCAAAAGAAATCGGTGCTGACGCGATTATGCTTATCACGCCTTATTATAATAAAACAAGTCAACGTGGCTTGATTGCACACTTTACAACGATTGCTGATGCTGTCGGTTTACCTGTAATACTCTATAATGTACCGTCTCGTACTAATATGACAATTGATGTAGAGACAATGGTCGAATTAGCTAAAAATCCATTTATCGTAGCTATTAAAGATGCAACCAACGACTTCGACTATCACAATAAATTGAAAGAACGTTTGGATTTATCAGAGTTCTCTCTATACAGCGGTAATGATGATAATGTAGTACGTTACTTTGCTGAAGGTGGCAACGGTGTCATTTCTGTTGTAGCTAACGCTATTCCAGGAGACTTCCAAGCGTTATATGAAAAAGCCAAACGCGGCGAGTCGATTGATAAAGACTTTGAGCCGATCAGCAGATTATTGAATGCTTTATCAGTAGATGTTAACCCTATTCCTATTAAAGCTTTAACTGCAGTTGAAGGGTTCGGCAACTATGAAGTACGCTTGCCTCTCGTAACTTTAGAAGAAGCGGATCGCAAACAATTAGAAGAAGCATACGCTAAATATAAAGCAGGTGAACTATAA
- the dapB gene encoding 4-hydroxy-tetrahydrodipicolinate reductase, whose product MKILLIGYGAMNQRVARLAEEEGHEITGIIVPDKDNDYPYPSFDRIADAKEADVAIDFSNPELLLPLLDEDFDLPLVVATTGEKEKITAKLEELSQRMPVFFSANMSYGIHVLTKLLEVAVPLLEGYDIELIEAHHNKKVDAPSGTLVKLYDVIKDLKENVNPVYDRHEKNEKRQPDDIGISAIRGGTIVGEHDVLFAGVDETIELTHRAQSKDIFANGALKAAERLVKKPNGYYNFDNINN is encoded by the coding sequence ATGAAGATTTTGTTAATCGGATATGGTGCTATGAACCAAAGAGTAGCACGTCTTGCTGAAGAAGAAGGTCACGAGATTACCGGTATTATTGTCCCTGATAAAGATAACGACTATCCCTACCCTTCTTTCGATCGCATTGCAGATGCGAAAGAAGCGGATGTCGCAATTGATTTCTCTAACCCGGAATTATTATTGCCCTTGCTTGATGAGGACTTTGATTTGCCTCTTGTAGTTGCTACTACTGGGGAAAAAGAAAAAATTACCGCAAAGTTAGAAGAACTCAGTCAGCGTATGCCTGTATTCTTCAGTGCCAATATGAGCTATGGCATTCACGTGTTAACTAAATTATTAGAAGTTGCAGTTCCCTTACTCGAAGGTTATGACATTGAACTTATTGAAGCACATCATAATAAAAAAGTAGATGCGCCAAGTGGTACGCTTGTTAAATTATACGATGTCATTAAAGACTTAAAAGAAAATGTTAACCCTGTATATGACCGTCATGAGAAAAATGAAAAACGCCAACCTGATGATATTGGTATCAGCGCAATTCGCGGCGGTACTATTGTAGGTGAACATGATGTGTTATTTGCAGGCGTGGATGAAACGATTGAATTGACACATCGCGCACAGTCAAAAGATATTTTTGCCAATGGCGCTTTAAAAGCAGCAGAGCGATTGGTTAAAAAGCCTAATGGGTATTATAACTTTGATAATATCAATAATTAA
- the dapD gene encoding 2,3,4,5-tetrahydropyridine-2,6-dicarboxylate N-acetyltransferase translates to MVKDFSAEEIIQYISDAKKSTPLKVYVNGVLGQISFPENFKVFGSENSKVIFCEASDWDTFYNENKNYIEEVEIEMDRRNSAIPLKDLRNTNARIEPGAFIREHAVIEDGAVVMMGATINIGAVIGEGTMIDMNATLGGRATTGKNVHVGAGAVLAGVIEPPSASPVVIEDNVLIGANAVILEGVRVGEGAIVAAGAIVTQDVPAGAVVAGTPAKVIKQTSEVEDSKREIVSALRKLND, encoded by the coding sequence ATGGTTAAAGACTTTTCAGCAGAGGAAATTATTCAATATATCAGTGATGCAAAGAAATCAACACCACTTAAAGTATATGTGAATGGTGTATTAGGACAAATTAGCTTCCCTGAGAATTTTAAAGTGTTCGGAAGCGAAAATTCCAAAGTGATTTTCTGTGAAGCTTCAGATTGGGATACTTTCTATAATGAAAATAAAAATTATATCGAAGAAGTAGAAATCGAAATGGATCGCCGTAATTCTGCTATTCCATTAAAAGATTTACGTAATACGAATGCTCGAATCGAACCAGGTGCTTTCATCAGAGAGCATGCTGTTATTGAAGACGGGGCAGTAGTGATGATGGGCGCTACTATCAATATCGGTGCAGTTATCGGCGAAGGAACAATGATTGATATGAACGCTACATTAGGTGGCCGCGCAACTACAGGTAAAAATGTACATGTAGGAGCAGGCGCAGTATTAGCTGGTGTAATTGAACCGCCAAGCGCTTCACCTGTTGTTATTGAAGATAATGTTTTGATTGGTGCAAACGCTGTTATTCTTGAAGGTGTAAGAGTCGGCGAAGGTGCGATTGTTGCAGCAGGCGCAATCGTTACGCAAGACGTACCTGCGGGTGCAGTTGTAGCTGGTACTCCGGCAAAAGTCATCAAACAAACTTCAGAAGTAGAAGATTCAAAACGTGAAATTGTTTCAGCATTACGTAAGTTGAACGATTAA
- a CDS encoding M20 metallopeptidase family protein — translation MTQSELEFVTQHRRHLHQHPELSFQEHETTQHIIELLEELEIPYERPLETGVIAYLAGNGSHTVAFRADIDALPIQEQNDIEFKSSKPNVMHACGHDGHTTALLLFVKRCKALADLGKLPQNVVFIFQPAEETGGGANHLIKTGAFEDYSIEAVFGIHVMPFNDEGTVTLLNEEITASATEYRFFLEGQSSHVANKEQGHSCGEGLQHILNQVSTIQQYHLNGLQRNIVHIGRFEAGEAINTVPSHGYLEGTIRTYDTEDLQVVKDQMTKIAQSVQLLFGVNCEVKFEEGYPPTYNDPNLHDEVVNALHQADFKVVELDKPYLFGEDFSFYSQLAPSYFVFVGIRNEEKDWVHGLHTPKLNFDESQLIRVADYYENLLFQYGQEDES, via the coding sequence ATGACACAAAGTGAATTAGAATTTGTAACACAACATCGACGCCATTTACATCAACATCCTGAATTAAGCTTTCAAGAGCATGAAACTACTCAACATATTATTGAGCTTTTAGAAGAATTAGAGATTCCTTATGAACGTCCTCTTGAGACAGGCGTTATTGCATATTTAGCCGGCAATGGCTCTCATACAGTTGCTTTCAGAGCTGATATCGATGCATTACCTATTCAAGAACAAAATGATATTGAATTTAAGAGCAGCAAACCTAATGTAATGCATGCTTGCGGTCATGACGGCCATACTACTGCCCTATTATTATTTGTTAAACGCTGCAAAGCTTTAGCGGATCTTGGCAAACTGCCTCAAAACGTGGTCTTTATTTTTCAACCAGCCGAAGAAACAGGCGGCGGTGCTAATCATCTGATTAAAACAGGCGCATTTGAAGATTATTCTATTGAAGCAGTATTCGGAATTCATGTCATGCCTTTTAATGATGAAGGTACTGTTACGCTTTTAAATGAAGAAATTACAGCAAGTGCCACTGAATATCGTTTCTTTTTAGAAGGACAATCAAGTCACGTGGCTAACAAAGAGCAAGGACATTCATGCGGTGAAGGTCTGCAACATATTTTAAATCAAGTAAGTACAATCCAGCAGTATCATTTAAATGGGTTGCAACGTAATATCGTGCATATAGGACGTTTTGAAGCGGGAGAAGCGATTAACACAGTGCCAAGCCATGGATATTTAGAAGGCACAATTCGTACCTATGATACTGAGGATTTACAAGTTGTCAAAGACCAAATGACTAAGATTGCACAGAGCGTCCAGTTATTATTTGGAGTGAATTGCGAAGTGAAGTTTGAAGAAGGTTACCCCCCTACTTATAATGATCCGAATCTTCATGACGAAGTGGTCAATGCTTTGCATCAAGCAGATTTTAAAGTTGTAGAATTAGATAAACCTTATTTGTTTGGCGAAGACTTCAGTTTCTACAGTCAACTCGCTCCAAGTTATTTTGTCTTTGTGGGAATCCGCAATGAAGAGAAAGATTGGGTGCATGGCCTGCACACGCCAAAGCTTAATTTTGATGAAAGCCAACTTATACGTGTCGCGGATTATTATGAAAATTTATTGTTCCAGTATGGTCAGGAGGATGAATCATGA